In a single window of the Vitis vinifera cultivar Pinot Noir 40024 chromosome 6, ASM3070453v1 genome:
- the LOC100241700 gene encoding histone H2A produces the protein MESTGKVKKGAGGRKGGGPKKKPVSRSVKAGLQFPVGRIGRYLKKGRYSQRVGTGAPVYLAAVLEYLAAEVLELAGNAARDNKKNRIIPRHVLLAVRNDEELGKLLSGVTIAHGGVLPNINPVLLPKKTDKATKEPKSPSKATKSPKKA, from the exons ATGGAGTCTACCGGAAAAGTTAAGAAGGGGGCCGGTGGAAGGAAGGGTGGTGGTCCCAAGAAGAAGCCAGTGTCTCGGTCCGTTAAGGCCGGTTTGCAGTTCCCGGTCGGAAGGATTGGCCGTTACCTGAAGAAGGGCCGGTACTCCCAGCGTGTAGGGACTGGTGCTCCAGTGTACTTGGCTGCCGTGCTTGAGTACCTGGCTGCAGAA GTGCTAGAGTTGGCTGGAAATGCAGCTCGGGACAATAAGAAGAACAGGATCATTCCAAGGCACGTTCTATTGGCAGTAAGAAACGACGAGGAACTAGGAAAGCTGCTCTCTGGAGTGACCATTGCTCATGGAGGCGTTCTCCCCAACATCAACCCAGTACTCTTGCCAAAGAAGACAGACAAGGCTACCAAAGAGCCCAAGTCACCTTCCAAGGCCACTAAGTCTCCCAAGAAGGCTTAA
- the LOC100246819 gene encoding actin-depolymerizing factor 2: MANAASGMAVHDDCKLKFLELKAKRTYRFIVYKIEEKQKQVVVEKVGEPTQSYEDFTASLPADECRYAVYDFDFVTEENCQKSKIFFIAWSPDTSRVRSKMIYASSKDRFKRELDGIQVELQATDPTEMGLDVIRSRAS, translated from the exons ATG GCTAATGCGGCGTCAGGTATGGCTGTGCATGATGACTGCAAACTAAAGTTTTTGGAGTTGAAGGCAAAAAGAACTTACCGCTTCATAGTGTATAAAATTGAGGAGAAGCAAAAGCAGGTTGTTGTGGAAAAGGTTGGTGAGCCAACTCAAAGCTACGAGGACTTTACAGCAAGCCTTCCTGCTGATGAGTGCCGATATGCTGTTTATGATTTTGACTTTGTGACAGAAGAGAATTGCCAGAAGAGCAAGATCTTTTTCATTGCATG GTCGCCTGATACATCGAGGGTGAGAAGCAAGATGATTTATGCAAGCTCCAAGGACAGGTTCAAGAGAGAACTAGATGGTATCCAAGTAGAGCTGCAAGCAACTGATCCAACTGAGATGGGTCTTGATGTTATTAGAAGCCGTGCCAGCTAA
- the LOC100263886 gene encoding putative pentatricopeptide repeat-containing protein At5g59900: protein MKFARHRPHLTNPNFLRKQRTFCASPDSQFVACLTDIVRGNQSWRVALNNSFISQTLKPHHVEKVLIQTLDDSRLALRFFNFLGLHKNFDHSTTSFCILIHALVQSNLYWPASSLLQTLLLRGLNPEGLFESFLDSYRKCNFSTTLGFDLLIQTYVQNRRELDGLVVVRLMMDCGILPQIRTLSGVLNGLIRIRQFRMALHLFDEIVSSGLRPDVYVYTAVVRSLCELKDFIRAREVIGRMESSGCDLSVATYNVFIRGLCKNQRVWEAVEIKNLLSYKGLRADVGTYCTLVLGLCKVEEFEAGEEMMNEMIEFGFVPSEAAVSNLVDGLRKKGNIGSAFDLVNKVKKFGVAPSLFVYNALINSMCKDGKLDEAESLFNNMGHKGLFPNDVTYSILIDSFCKRGKLDVALHFLGKMTEVGIKATVYPYSSLISGHCKLGKLRAAKSLFDEMIANGLKPNVVIYTSLISGYCKEGELHNAFRLYHEMTGKGISPNTYTFTALISGLCHANRMAEANKLFGEMVEWNVIPNEVTYNVLIEGHCKEGNTVRAFELLDEMVEKGLVPDTYTYRPLISGLCSTGRVSEAREFMNDLQGEQQKLNEMCFSALLHGYCKEGRLDDALDACREMLGRGVAMDLVCYSVLIYGILRQQDRRSIIDLLKQMHDQGLRPDNVLYTTMIDANAKAGNLKMAFGLWDIMVSEGCLPNVVTYTALINGLCKIGLMDKAELLCREMLASNSLPNQNTYACFLDYLTSEGNIEKAIQLHDVLLEGFLANTVTYNILIRGFCKLGRIQEAAEVLVNMIDSGISPDCISYSTIIYEYCRRGDLKEAIKLWESMLNRGVNPDTVAYNFLIYGCCVTGELTKAFELRDDMMRRGVKPNRATYNSLIHGTCLMSSVSSTAD, encoded by the coding sequence ATGAAGTTCGCACGTCACCGTCCCCACCTCACAAACCCTAATTTCCTCAGAAAACAAAGAACCTTTTGTGCCTCCCCAGACTCACAATTCGTGGCATGTCTAACAGACATTGTGCGTGGAAACCAGAGCTGGCGAGTGGCATTAAACAACAGCTTCATATCCCAGACGCTCAAGCCGCACCATGTTGAAAAGGTACTTATCCAAACCCTTGACGATTCAAGATTAGCCCTAAGATTCTTCAATTTCTTAGGATTGCATAAGAATTTCGACCACTCAACGACGTCGTTTTGCATCCTCATCCACGCCTTGGTTCAGTCCAATCTCTACTGGCCTGCGTCTTCGCTCTTGCAAACCCTCCTCCTTCGCGGACTGAATCCCGAGGGACTTTTTGAGTCTTTTCTGGATTCGTATAGAAAATGCAATTTTTCAACAACCCTAGGATTTGATTTGTTGATACAAACGTACGTGCAGAACAGAAGGGAATTAGACGGTCTTGTGGTCGTCAGGCTCATGATGGATTGTGGAATTTTGCCCCAAATTAGGACCTTGAGTGGAGTTTTGAATGGGTTGATTAGGATTAGGCAGTTTCGTATGGCTTTGCATTTGTTTGATGAGATTGTGAGCTCCGGTCTTCGGCCTGATGTTTATGTTTATACTGCGGTGGTGCGAAGTTTGTGTGAATTGAAGGATTTTATTAGGGCTAGGGAAGTGATTGGACGGATGGAGTCAAGTGGGTGTGATTTGAGTGTTGCAACGTATAATGTATTCATCCGAGGCCTATGCAAGAACCAAAGAGTTTGGGAGGCCGTTGAGATTAAGAATTTGTTGAGTTACAAGGGATTGAGGGCTGACGTGGGTACATATTGCACATTGGTTCTCGGGTTATGcaaagtggaagaatttgagGCTGGTGAAGAAATGATGAATGAAATGATTGAGTTTGGATTTGTTCCAAGTGAGGCTGCTGTGTCCAACCTTGTTGACGGATTGAGGAAGAAAGGAAATATTGGAAGTGCTTTTGATTTAGTTAACAAGGTCAAGAAATTTGGGGTTGCTCCTAGTTTGTTTGTTTACAATGCATTGATTAATTCTATGTGTAAAGATGGGAAATTGGATGAAGCAGAGTCACTTTTTAATAATATGGGTCATAAAGGTTTGTTTCCCAATGATGTTACCTattctattttaattgattCATTTTGCAAAAGGGGAAAATTAGATGTAGCACTCCATTTCCTTGGTAAAATGACTGAGGTTGGGATAAAAGCAACCGTTTATCCCTACAGTTCTTTGATAAGTGGGCATTGCAAGTTGGGGAAGTTGCGTGCAGCAAAGTCTCTTTTTGATGAGATGATTGCTAATGGATTGAAGCCAAATGTGGTAATCTATACATCATTGATAAGTGGGTATTGCAAGGAAGGAGaattgcataatgcattccggCTTTACCATGAGATGACTGGAAAGGGCATCTCACCCAACACTTACACCTTTACTGCACTTATTTCAGGTCTTTGCCATGCAAATAGAATGGCCGAAGCAAATAAGTTATTTGGTGAAATGGTGGAATGGAATGTCATTCCAAATGAAGTAACATATAATGTTTTGATTGAAGGGCACTGTAAGGAAGGTAACACTGTGAGAGCTTTTGAACTACTTGATGAAATGGTGGAGAAGGGTCTTGTACCAGATACATATACCTATCGGCCTCTGATTAGTGGACTTTGTTCCACGGGTAGAGTGTCTGAAGCCAGAGAATTCATGAATGATCTTCAAGGAGAACAGCAGAAGTTAAACGAGATGTGTTTTAGTGCACTTCTTCATGGTTATTGCAAAGAAGGAAGATTGGATGATGCATTGGATGCTTGCAGAGAGATGTTGGGAAGAGGTGTGGCCATGGATCTTGTTTGTTATTCTGTACTTATTTATGGAATTTTGAGACAACAGGACAGAAGAAGCATAATTGATCTTTTGAAGCAGATGCATGATCAAGGATTGAGGCCTGATAATGTATTATACACAACTATGATCGATGCCAATGCTAAAGCAGGAAATCTTAAGATGGCATTTGGGCTCTGGGATATAATGGTCAGTGAAGGATGCCTTCCAAATGTTGTGACATACACTGCCTTGATAAATGGCTTGTGTAAGATAGGACTTATGGATAAAGCTGAGCTTCTTTGTAGGGAAATGCTGGCTAGTAACTCACTCCCAAATCAGAATACGTATGCTTGTTTCCTTGATTACCTCACCAGTGAAGGAAATATAGAGAAAGCTATACAGCTGCATGATGTTTTGCTTGAAGGGTTTTTAGCCAACACTGTCACATATAATATACTTATTCGGGGTTTCTGCAAGTTGGGTAGGATTCAGGAGGCTGCAGAAGTTCTTGTTAATATGATAGATAGTGGCATTTCCCCTGATTGTATAAGTTATTCTACAATTATATATGAGTACTGTAGAAGGGGTGATTTAAAGGAAGCTATTAAGCTTTGGGAGTCCATGTTGAACAGGGGTGTGAATCCAGATACAGTAGcatataattttttgatatatgGTTGCTGTGTTACTGGAGAACTCACCAAGGCTTTTGAATTGCGTGATGACATGATGCGAAGGGGTGTAAAGCCAAATCGGGCTACATACAATTCCCTCATTCATGGAACTTGTTTGATGAGTTCGGTCTCATCCACTGCTGATTAG
- the LOC100251955 gene encoding probable histone H2B.1: protein MAPKAEKKPAEKKPASEKPTEEKKSTVAEKAPAEKKPKAGKKLPKEGAAAGDKKKKRSKKNVETYKIYIFKVLKQVHPDIGISSKAMGIMNSFINDIFEKLAQEASRLARYNKKPTITSREIQTAVRLVLPGELAKHAVSEGTKAVTKFTSS, encoded by the coding sequence ATGGCGCCAAAGGCAGAGAAGAAGCCAGCAGAGAAGAAGCCAGCGTCGGAGAAGCCTACGGAGGAGAAGAAGTCTACGGTGGCGGAGAAGGCTCCAGCGGAGAAGAAGCCAAAGGCCGGGAAGAAGCTTCCCAAGGAAGGCGCTGCTGCCGGTGACAAGAAGAAGAAGCGGTCGAAGAAGAACGTTGAGACCTACAAGATCTACATCTTCAAGGTCTTGAAGCAGGTCCACCCCGACATTGGGATTTCGAGCAAGGCTATGGGAATCATGAACAGCTTTATTAACGATATCTTCGAGAAACTTGCTCAGGAGGCGTCGAGGCTTGCAAGGTACAATAAGAAGCCAACTATTACATCGAGGGAGATCCAGACTGCGGTGAGGCTTGTGTTGCCTGGTGAACTGGCTAAGCACGCCGTCTCCGAGGGTACCAAGGCGGTGACCAAGTTCACAAGTTCGTga
- the LOC132253913 gene encoding secreted RxLR effector protein 161-like, translated as MERIPYASAIGSLMYAQVCTRLDIAYIIGMLGRYLSNPDHWKKAKRVMRYLQRTIDYMLTYCRSSHLEIVRYSDSNFAGCLDSKRSTSGYIFMLVGEAVSWKSVKQTLIVSSTMKAEFIACYEASNHGI; from the coding sequence ATGGAGAGGATTCCCTATGCCTCGGCAataggaagtctcatgtatgcacaagtttgtacgCGTCTGGATATTGCGTACATTATTGGAATGTTAGGCAGATATTTGAGTAACCCAGATCACTGGAAAAAAGCAAAACGGGTTATgcggtatttacaaagaactaTAGATTATATGCTCACATACTGTAGATCCAGTCATTTAGAGATCGTGAGATATTCAGACTCCAATTTTGCGGGATGTCTTGACAGTAAGAGATCCACTTCAGGCTACATCTTCATGTTGGTTGGAGAagcagtttcatggaaaagtgttaaacaaacacttattgTTTCTTCCACCATGAAGGCAGAATTCATAGCTTGCTACGAggcatcaaaccatgggatatAG